One stretch of Arachis hypogaea cultivar Tifrunner chromosome 20, arahy.Tifrunner.gnm2.J5K5, whole genome shotgun sequence DNA includes these proteins:
- the LOC112784894 gene encoding uncharacterized protein isoform X2 produces MATVFRTPILRPGILPPRSSSSSAAAATKPSCVAFPSFRQTATHRRTTLRFPSIPSLRFTKFAPFAFEGDTEASPQVQEPELQLEDGAVDVEDSAGHNELSEADESEESSPLQELLQSYKEVVANNNEAIVAELESYLKSIEDEKIGLERKIASLSAELSIEKDRILRISADFDNFRKRTERDRLSLVTNAQGEVMESLLPVLDNFERAKTQIKVETEAEEKINNSYQSIYKQFMEILTALGVEPVKTVGKPFDPLAQKQLARNSINFFKHLIKLIQVS; encoded by the exons ATGGCCACTGTCTTTAGAACCCCCATTCTCCGGCCAGGTATCCTGCCGCCGCGCTCCTCCTCTTCTTCCGCCGCCGCCGCCACCAAGCCCTCATGCGTTGCCTTTCCCTCTTTCAGACAAACTGCTACCCACAGAAGGACCACTTTGCGGTTCCCTTCAATTCCTTCCCTGCGCTTCACGAAGTTCGCCCCTTTCGCTTTCGAAGGAGACACCGAGGCCTCGCCTCAAGTTCAAGAACCTGAGCTTCAGCTTGAG GATGGTGCTGTTGATGTAGAGGACAGTGCTGGCCATAATGAGCTTAGTGAGGCTGATGAAAGTGAGGAATCTTCACCCTTGCAAGAGTTACTGCAATCTTACAAAGAAGTGGTAGCTAATAATAATGAAGCCATAGTTGCCGAGCTGGAATCATATTTGAAGTCCATTGAAGATGAGAAAATAGGTCTTGAAAGGAAGATAGCTTCGTTATCTGCAGAGTTATCAATAGAGAAGGATAGGATTCTAAGGATTAGTGCAGACTTTGACAATTTCCGGAAGAGAACCGAGAGAGATCGCCTTTCTCTGGTCACTAATGCACAGGGGGAAGTTATGGAGAGCTTGTTGCCTGTATTGGATAATTTTGAGAGAGCAAAAACTCAGATCAAGGTGGAGACAGAAGCAGAGGAGAAAATAAACAACAGCTATCAGAGCATATATAAACAGTTCATGGAAATTCTTACTGCACTTGGAGTTGAACCAGTTAAGACAGTTGGAAAACCCTTTGATCCATTG GCACAGAAACAGTTGGCTCGAAATTCAATCAACTTTTTCAAACACTTAATCAAGCTTATTCAGGTTTCATGA
- the LOC112784894 gene encoding uncharacterized protein isoform X1: MATVFRTPILRPGILPPRSSSSSAAAATKPSCVAFPSFRQTATHRRTTLRFPSIPSLRFTKFAPFAFEGDTEASPQVQEPELQLEDGAVDVEDSAGHNELSEADESEESSPLQELLQSYKEVVANNNEAIVAELESYLKSIEDEKIGLERKIASLSAELSIEKDRILRISADFDNFRKRTERDRLSLVTNAQGEVMESLLPVLDNFERAKTQIKVETEAEEKINNSYQSIYKQFMEILTALGVEPVKTVGKPFDPLLHEAIMREDSTEFEDGIIIQEFRKGFKLGDRLLRPSMVKVSAGPGPAKPEQAQQEEQVASENSEALKENNGSTETESS, encoded by the exons ATGGCCACTGTCTTTAGAACCCCCATTCTCCGGCCAGGTATCCTGCCGCCGCGCTCCTCCTCTTCTTCCGCCGCCGCCGCCACCAAGCCCTCATGCGTTGCCTTTCCCTCTTTCAGACAAACTGCTACCCACAGAAGGACCACTTTGCGGTTCCCTTCAATTCCTTCCCTGCGCTTCACGAAGTTCGCCCCTTTCGCTTTCGAAGGAGACACCGAGGCCTCGCCTCAAGTTCAAGAACCTGAGCTTCAGCTTGAG GATGGTGCTGTTGATGTAGAGGACAGTGCTGGCCATAATGAGCTTAGTGAGGCTGATGAAAGTGAGGAATCTTCACCCTTGCAAGAGTTACTGCAATCTTACAAAGAAGTGGTAGCTAATAATAATGAAGCCATAGTTGCCGAGCTGGAATCATATTTGAAGTCCATTGAAGATGAGAAAATAGGTCTTGAAAGGAAGATAGCTTCGTTATCTGCAGAGTTATCAATAGAGAAGGATAGGATTCTAAGGATTAGTGCAGACTTTGACAATTTCCGGAAGAGAACCGAGAGAGATCGCCTTTCTCTGGTCACTAATGCACAGGGGGAAGTTATGGAGAGCTTGTTGCCTGTATTGGATAATTTTGAGAGAGCAAAAACTCAGATCAAGGTGGAGACAGAAGCAGAGGAGAAAATAAACAACAGCTATCAGAGCATATATAAACAGTTCATGGAAATTCTTACTGCACTTGGAGTTGAACCAGTTAAGACAGTTGGAAAACCCTTTGATCCATTG CTACATGAAGCAATTATGCGCGAGGATTCAACTGAGTTTGAGGATGGCATCATAATCCAAGAATTCAGGAAAGGTTTTAAACTTGGTGACCGACTTTTGCGACCATCAATGGTGAAGGTATCAGCTGGTCCGGGACCTGCAAAGCCTGAGCAAGCACAGCAAGAGGAGCAAGTCGCAAGTGAAAATTCTGAGGCTCTTAAAGAAAACAATGGTAGCACAGAAACAGAGTCTTCTTGA